Proteins from a genomic interval of Microbacterium imperiale:
- a CDS encoding IS5 family transposase (programmed frameshift) encodes MTRQEISDEVWAVLEPLMPVPVGRSRPWTDHRLAVEGMAWKYRTGAPWRDVPERFGKWNSIYKRFARWAEDGTWEKLLAEVQKQSDAAGKLDWVVSIDSTIARVHQHGATLSRDTGGCVESQESAGRAAPDHGIGRSRGGLTSKVHLVCDGRGRPLSWVITGANINDTTMMTATLEQIHVPRAVGRPRRRPDRVLADKGYPSKKNRAWLRERKIAATIPERDDQIAHRRRKPGRPIDFGEAQQERYKGRNVVERCFNKLKQWRGIAMRSDKTARSYRAAIALAATLIWIKTDLIHTA; translated from the exons GTGACGCGTCAGGAGATCTCGGATGAGGTGTGGGCTGTTCTGGAGCCGCTGATGCCGGTGCCGGTCGGCAGGTCGCGGCCGTGGACGGATCATCGTCTCGCGGTCGAGGGCATGGCCTGGAAGTACCGCACGGGGGCGCCCTGGCGGGATGTGCCGGAGCGGTTCGGGAAGTGGAACTCGATCTACAAGCGGTTCGCGCGCTGGGCCGAGGACGGCACCTGGGAGAAGCTGCTCGCCGAGGTGCAGAAGCAGTCGGACGCGGCGGGCAAGCTCGACTGGGTGGTGTCGATCGACTCGACGATCGCGCGCGTGCACCAGCACGGCGCGACCCTCAGCCGCGACACAGGGGGCTGTGTCGAATCACAAGAATCCGCGGGAAGAGCCGC GCCTGATCACGGGATCGGCCGCTCCCGTGGCGGGTTGACGAGCAAGGTGCATCTCGTCTGCGACGGGCGTGGACGTCCGCTGAGCTGGGTGATCACCGGCGCGAACATCAACGACACCACGATGATGACCGCCACACTCGAGCAGATCCACGTCCCTCGAGCTGTCGGCCGTCCGAGGCGGCGCCCGGATCGGGTGCTCGCCGACAAGGGCTACCCGTCGAAGAAGAACAGGGCGTGGCTGCGGGAGCGGAAGATCGCCGCGACGATCCCGGAACGCGACGACCAGATCGCGCACCGCCGCAGGAAGCCTGGCCGGCCCATCGACTTCGGGGAAGCCCAGCAGGAGCGCTACAAGGGACGCAACGTCGTCGAGCGCTGCTTCAACAAACTCAAGCAATGGCGCGGCATCGCGATGCGCTCAGATAAGACAGCCCGCTCCTACCGCGCCGCGATAGCCCTCGCCGCCACGCTGATCTGGATCAAGACCGACTTAATCCACACGGCCTAG